A region of Ictidomys tridecemlineatus isolate mIctTri1 chromosome 4, mIctTri1.hap1, whole genome shotgun sequence DNA encodes the following proteins:
- the Or52w1 gene encoding olfactory receptor 52W1, with the protein MVETPHSNSTFLYPTFFLLTGIPGLGGAQTWLTMVFGPMYLLALLGNGALLAVIQIDSTLHQPMFLLLATLAATDLGLATSIAPGLLAVLWFGPQPVPYTACLVQMFFVHALTAVESGVLLAMACDRAVAVGRPLHYSILVTKARVGYAALALVLKAVAIVVPFPLLVAQFEHFHAKTIHHAYCAHMAVVELVVGNTRVNNLYGLALSLAVSGVDILGISGSYGLIAHTVLRLPTREARAKAFGTCSSHICVILAFYVPGLFSYLTHRFGHHTVPKPVHILFSNIYLLLPPALNPLIYGARTKQIRDRLLETFAFKKRQF; encoded by the coding sequence ATGGTAGAAACTCCACATTCCAACTCCACCTTCCTATATCCAACCTTTTTCTTGCTGACTGGTATTCCAGGGTTAGGGGGAGCCCAAACCTGGCTGACAATGGTATTTGGGCCCATGTACCTGCTGGCCCTGCTGGGTAATGGAGCACTGCTGGCAGTGATACAGATAGACTCCACACTGCACCAGCCCATGTTTTTACTCCTGGCCACACTGGCAGCCACAGACCTGGGCTTAGCTACATCCATAGCCCCCGGTTTGCTGGCTGTGCTGTGGTTTGGGCCCCAACCTGTGCCATACACTGCCTGCCTGGTTCAGATGTTCTTTGTACATGCACTGACTGCTGTGGAATCTGGTGTACTTTTGGCTATGGCCTGTGATCGAGCTGTGGCAGTAGGGCGCCCACTGCACTACTCTATCTTAGTCACCAAAGCCCGTGTGGGTTATGCAGCCTTGGCACTTGTACTGAAAGCTGTAGCTATTGTTGTGCCTTTCCCTCTGCTGGTGGCACAATTTGAGCACTTCCATGCCAAGACCATACACCATGCCTACTGTGCACACATGGCAGTAGTAGAGTTGGTGGTAGGTAACACACGAGTCAACAACCTGTATGGGCTGGCACTTTCACTGGCTGTGTCAGGTGTGGATATTCTAGGCATCTCTGGTTCCTATGGGCTCATTGCCCACACGGTGCTGCGGCTGCCTACTCGGGAAGCCCGTGCCAAGGCCTTTGGTACATGTAGTTCTCACATCTGTGTCATTCTGGCCTTCTATGTGCCTGGTCTTTTTTCCTATCTCACACATCGCTTTGGTCATCACACTGTCCCAAAGCCTGTGCACATCCttttctccaacatctacttgcTGCTGCCACCTGCCCTAAATCCCCTCATCTATGGAGCCCGCACCAAACAGATCAGGGACCGACTCCTTGAAACTTTTGCATTCAAGAAAAGACAGTTTTAG